The following nucleotide sequence is from Drosophila simulans strain w501 chromosome 3L, Prin_Dsim_3.1, whole genome shotgun sequence.
ttttaatGAGATAATAATAATCCGCTGAACTAGTAAAATATTGACGTTTTAATTAGATCTTAGTTCGAACCGCATTAAAATTAAGATGGAATCATTGAGTTCTGATTTTCGTTCTCGTCGACATTGGACATGGTACAGAATCATCCACGCCCCGCCAAGTTAGCACGCCTTCGATGTGGGTATGCTTTAATGTGGTCCCCAGTCATATGCACATCGATATACCATagacaaatatacatatatacacactcaCTCAATTAGCCAGCAATGAAACTGGCTTATAAATCGAACCGCAAGCGACGCGCGCCGCTCAGTTGCAAAGCGTTTGCAAAGCTCACTGGTGGTGAGGATCGCAGATCGGTTTGGTTTAGTGTTTCTTTCCCTGCAATCTTCTTTCTGCGCGGTACGAAAAGCATTcaagatattttaaaaatatttcaataaacataTGAGCCGTGTGGTGTGgaagaaagtgaaatgaatTGATGGCCCCGAATAAAAAAGCCCTATAGCATTGACGCCATCATAAAAACGAGATCGTTAAACATTTTCTCGCAGTGATTCCATTCAAATCACGCGAACAGAATTTAAATGAGgcttgataaaaaaaaaaaaaactaaaataaaaataacacagCACTAAATACAAACGAAACAGTCGGTCAATGGCGGCAGCACTTGACCAATTGACTGAGTTTGCTGGATTGATTGCCGAAATATTGCCGATGAATTGTGTCTGATCTGATTTGGggaatttgtatgcaaatcgGAGCTTCgttgattgatttttattgccctGAAATTAAGTTTTTCGCAAATTTCCTTTGCCAGTTTGGCAGTTAATTTCCTCAACAAGTGCCAGAgcttcagctgcagcagcagcctcaACCTTTAACACTTAACCCCTTGTCAAGGCGACGTGTGTCCTTGTCAATGCCGCGGGTGCCGCCCGCCCACTTCCTGTGACCTTGACGCCACCATAACTTaatgcaacaacaatggcgcTTCTATTATTACCTATAGTGGTTTTGGCTTTCGCTTTTATTAAGTCGATAACCAGCGAGCCACCCAATCCACCcacatgtatctgtatctgtatctgtgcctGTGTCGTAAATTTTCGCCAAAGTTTTATcaataaattggatttcaatgCAGGACCGTTGAACTAACTGCCATTAATGCGCAATTGCAAAATTGTCCGAGTCCCAAcaagttgttgttgcaatCCCACTACAATAACAAACTAATTTTCGGTTAGTTAGATGGGTGAAGGGGGGTGGGCTTAGGTTTAGGAAAAATTCCAGTACCGCATGGCGAATTTCCTTTTAGCCGCGTGCCACTCGCATTTTGCTCATCGAAGAAGCCGCATGGCATCCAACAATTTGGCTCCCGACTAGGAGCTGAAAACTAGTTGGCCGATTAGCCGCAGTTAGTAAATATCAATGTGCTATCGTTATGTAACTTCTCAGCTGATTTTCGTGTAGTGTAGTGTCGAAAATCTTAACAAAATTAGTGCTATAGAATCGAACATTTTGATTCTGGCATTTAAAAGTCCATTGAAGAAGCCAGTGAAATGTGAGATTGTGATTTGAAAAGCAAATGCTCTGATAAGAAGTAGGAATGTTAACGCAATGTGCATTAAATGGGGTTTCAAAGTGATAAAAAACCGAAGACTTCGAAATGgattctattaaaaaaaattcatatctAAGTAAAGTGATCTATTACCGAAAGATCGAATGCAGCGAAACCGCCCATTTATGGCGATCTTGAAGCACCTAAAACCAGTTGTTTGTTGTCCCATATTTGGAGGTGTCGATCCATCAACGAACGATCTTGAACTTCCGCTTTGGTTCGCTGGCTATTTTGGTTATGCAATGGGCAAATGGCCTTTGTAAATCGGTTCTGGCTTATTGAGTGTGGGATGGTAATAAGGGGCTGACAGTGGAGCGGCAACCCATAAATGATTCTTAATCAAATAGAATTGTGTGTGTTGGCTTGATGTacttgttttcgtttttttcgcTAATCTCTTGCTGACATTCCCATTCAATTCCAGATCGAACGCAATAAGCGAGTGAATTGACGACTGACTGATCTCGGCGGATATATAATGATTGTAGCCAACCGTGCTGGGCAGTAAACCGAAACGAGAGTCCGAGTCAGTAGCATTAGTCCTAGGAGTGGAAGAGAGGAAGGAGAGCAAGTCGGGCCAGAAAAATGGCGCGTCACATAATGGCCGTTTGCGTGGTGTGCCTACTCTGTGCACACCGCCTGCACTGTCAGGATCACATCGAGAGTCTGCTGGGCCCGGCGCTGGTCACGACCCACAacagccaggagcagctgaatGCCCGCGTCTACACGAACCTGAGTCCCTCCAGTGAAACCACCGAACGGCGACAGCAGCGATCCGCTTCTGGCGACGACGACACCATCAACTACAGCATCAGCCCTCCATCGAGAAGAGAAAAGCGCCATGCTGGCCATGAGCATGGCTCCACATCCGAATCCCGCGTCCCGCAGATCACCCAGTACTATCTCGAGAAGCTAATGGCCCAGGATGAGCTGATGAACAGCAGCGGATTCGATGGCCTACTCCAGCAGCTCAGCCTCCACTCGTTGGCCAGTGGGGCAAGTGAGGGAACTGTGAGTATAGTGCTGActattgcatatttattgctGATTAACTCCGATTTCTTATTTACTTTAAAGTGCGTTCCTGCTAGTCGCCTTGTGCATCATGTCCAGCCCCACGATCATCACCATGCTCATCATGACGAAGATGAGGATCACAGTCTGCAGCTGAACAACTGCACGCTTATCCAGAATGGCACCACCTCCAACGTCATATGCCCATCCCtgcccaacaacaacacacatcAACTCGGCAAAGAGGCCAAGAACTTTACGCTGAGCGATAAGGACTTGCTACATCTGTGTCCGATTCTCCTATATGAGCTGAAAGCCCAGAGCGGCGGCTGCATAGAACCTGCTGTCTTGTCGGACATTGATACCACTGAAGAGCTGCTGGAAGCAGAGAAGGACAAGGATATATTCTATGGTGCGTTTTCAGACACAGTTTTGATGGCCATTTGTGTTCCTAACTAATCtgtttctcattttttgcAGTATGGATCTATGCTTTTATTTCTGTGTTTGCCTGCGGCATCCTCGGCTTGGTAGGCGTGGCCATCATACCGTTTATGGGTTCCAGGTATTACAAGTACATCATTCAATATCTGGTAGCGCTAGCCGTGGGTACGATGACCGGCGATGCCCTGCTGCACTTGCTGCCTCATGTGAGTAAAGCTGATAATTCTGATGGGTTCGTCCGAAGCCATGACTAACGTTAAACTTATAGTCTCTTGCAGGCCAGGATGAGCGGGGGATGATCATGAAAGGACTGGGGTGCCTGGGTGGCATAATCTTCTTTTACGTGATGGAGCATGCGCTGACCATGATCTCCGAGTGGCGCAAGAGCGTGGAGAAGAAGGAGACAAAGAAACCATCGCGGGCAAAGGTGATGCGGGATCCCGACTCGTCGGTAAACAATTCCGTGGCCGGCGACAAGATCTGCAAGCAAAAGTATAGCTCCTATCCATATTGCTACGACGAGATCACCATGAACAACAAGCAGAGCGAGTGGATGCACTTGCCCGGCGATGCAGCGGCGGGCGCTGGCGGAGATGCTCCTTCAGTAGCGGAGCTACGTAACGGTGTGGGCGATCATGATGGATCCAATGACATGGCCGCCGCTGCAGAATCCCTATTATCAACGCTGCACACGAACTGCGTGGAAATGAATCACCATAATCACAACCACAAGCACAATAGCCACCAGCAGAATCATGAGGGCCAGGATAGCAACACAATTGTCACGGATCTGGACGGAAACGCCGTGTACGCAGCAAACAATGCAAAGGATAAGGACGGCCGGAACGATCATGTAACTGTGATCCTGCGGGAGCACGAGTCCTCGCATCACGGTCACAGTCATCGCCATGGACACGTCCATTCGCCGCCGGAAACGCTGAGCGCCGTGGCCTGGATGATTATCATGGGTGACGGTCTGCACAATTTTACGGATGGCATGGCCATTGGTGCAGCCTTTGCGGAAAACATTGCCGGCGGCTTTTCCACGTCGCTGGCTGTCTTCTGCCACGAGTTGCCACACGAGCTGGGTGACTTTGCCATCCTAATAAAAGCAGGCATGTCGGTGAAGTCGGCCGTCTACTACAACCTGTTGACGGGTGTCCTGAGTTTCATCGGCATGATCTTTGGCATTGCCTTTGGTCAATCGCAGGATGTGGCCCAGTGGATGTTTGCCGTGGCTGCGGGTCTGTTCATCTACATTGCCCTAGTCGATATGGTGAGTAGTCAACACAAGGTGTAcctcaataaaattatttatgtatgatTTTCTTCTATTTGCCAGATGCCAGAGATCTCGGCCTCGCACAAATCACTGGGCCAGTTCCTGTTGCAGATTCTCGGCATGCTCAGCGGAGTGGGGATAATGCTATTGATTGCCCTTTACGAGGGCGATCTGATGAGCGCGTTCGGCACAACGGGAGCCGCATCACACCAGCACGCGCACTAATAACATAAGTGAAATTGTAACCAACCGCAGCGAATCTTGTAGCGTATTATGTGAATTGCAGCGAATCTTGTGTATTAACTGCATTTTTTCCGCCAAGCCTATAGGACCtcttgaattattattttttatataatttcattacattgttgtttatattattagtCCACAAAGTTAGACAAAACAGAACCACAGACACAGCCGGTTGGCGCTTATCAAACGCATTTGTTACCCAGTTTATGAAACACACAAcctcacacccacacacaagcGACGCGATTCAGCAAactcgttttattttcgttcCTAATTTTGCTATTGAACTGCGTTCGAATCCATTTCACACCCAATTTAATGTAAGATGTCTTGAAATTGGCTAGGTTATAAAGTGATCTTGAATTTAGATGAAACCATTTGAAGAGCATGCCGAGAAAGATGCTGTCAAATGAGAAAAGGAAGTAACAGAAAATGGATTGGATCTGGATCCCACAATCCTCTAATTACTGATCTTATACGCGAAGAAAGAACCTAAAAATTAcgatacataatatatatatatatatattgtaggatatgtatacatacatatactttttgtattttgtagtCTAGAGTGCGCACGTTTACTTTACGCGAGTTTAACATTCTAAACCCAAAATCAAGGGATGTCCACCGCTGTTATGATTTCTACAGTACTTAACGACTTGAACGCATATAATTTCCACTTTCGGGAAATGTACACAAAACCCATTTAAGCTTAATTTATTATCGtatttgtaataaattgaaaagatTATTATATTGCACCATCATGCATAATTTAGATTTTCGCTACCCTGTAGCGTCTTCGTTTAATTATGATTTTGTAATAAACCAAGCTAAAACAAAGACTTTGATTTTGTATTTACGGATTTGagttgttttccttttgattGCGCACACAACTAACACGAAAGTGATTGTGATTCAAAATGAGTAACTAACATTTGTAAAATGGCGCAACTTGCGGCACGATCGCCCCTAATGACTATCCCCCACACACCGATCTGCACACAAAGCTATCACTTGTGTAAACTGAGCAActaacaatattttatgaagccCACACTATGTGCTACCGAGGCATTAAAACCTATATTAATTCTAGCTGTAAGCTCTACGAAAACTACAAACGGTAGGAAACCAGAAACAAAGAATAAAGATGtaaacatatatacacacactgTGCTAACTGTGCTAAAGGAATTTTGGAGAAAGGATGTAATTCTACTTTGGTGATATCACGCAAAAGGCAATTGAAACAACTAACgaaataattttacaataaCGTATTGATaaacatgtatgtatgtaagtgtGCACCAGCACATGCGAATGGCGCGTATTTTgctatatttatgtttattttataacgGGACGTaaacactttttaaattttcaaaataaatgtttttccaCCTCAACATCATAAAGTGATAACAAGATCTCTTGAATTTGGCGGGTATTTGCGATATCGATACAAAATCTACCGACATCGATAGCGATTGTATTGTCgctacttaaatattttttaggtCACTTGGTACTTGCTTCTAAAAATTTATGGAAAAACTTTGATCttatagaattttaaattgtgaTCTAAGCTGAAGTTAATTTCTACAGAAATGttctaatgaatttattttatatttacccTAATTGTTAACTAAATGTTAgataaaaaaattgattttaaattatacaatgcTTTTAGTACATCCAGTGCGATACCACCGCTTATCGATGCCGGCTGGTTATCGATATAATCAGTTTGCACCATCGTCGCCCACCCACCACTAGTTGTCAACATATAATTGCAAAGATGCGGCCCACATTCCTGGCCATTTTGTGCTTCCTGGCGTGGAATCCCAGCTCCGAGGCGACCGGCAATCTGAGTCCTGGAGCCGTGGGCGTGCACCGTCGCTTCGAGTACAAGTACTCGTTCAAGCCGCCGTATTTGGCACAGAAAGACGGCACCGTGCCGTTTTGGGAGTACGGGGGAAGTGAGTACGAGTGGAAGACGCAGCTCCACGTCAGTTGTTTTGGCCCACTCGCTGCTGCTCTGCGGCCgtgggtgcgagcgagatggcgcGAGGCGGCCAAGTGTACACGCAGGCACTTTGTTTGGATGTCGTTTTGACCACGATTCCGGGTGTTTCTATAGCCACAACTTGTTGCTCCTCATTTCAGATGCCATCGCCAGTTCGGAAAGTGTGCGCGTGGCGCCATCGCTGCGCTCACAGAAGGGTGCCATCTGGACAAAGTCGCAGACGAACTTCGACTGGTGGGACGTGGAGATCGTGTTCCGGGTGACGGGACGTGGCAGGATCGGAGCCGATGGATTGGCCTTCTGGTACACCACGGAAAAGGGTGACTACAATGGTCCTGTGTTCGGATCCTCCGACCGCTGGAATGGTCTGGCCATCATGTTCGATTCCTTCGACAATGACAACAAGCACAACAATCCCTACATCAGTGCCGTGCTCAATGATGGCACCAAGCTGTATGACCATGCCAATGATGGAACCACTCAGCTTCTGAGCGGTTGTCTCAGGGATTTCCGTAACAAGCCCTTCCCTACCCGGGCGCGAATCGAGTACTACAACAACGTGCTTACCGTCATGATCCACAACGGAATGTCCAACAACAACGATGACTACGAGCTGTGTCTGAGAGCGGATGGTGTTAATCTGCCCAAGAACGGCTACTTTGGAATTTCCGCCGCCACGGGCGGTCTGGCCGATGACCACGATGTATTCCATTTCCTGACCACGTCGTTGCATGCCGCTGGACAAGTTCAGGAGCAGCCCAAGGTGGACAACCAGGAGAAGCTTACGCAAGAGTACAAGGAATACCAGGATAAACTGGAGAAACAGAAGCAGGAGTACAAGAAGGACCATCCCGACGAGGTAATTGCCACGCAGCCAGCTGATAAACATGGCTTATCGCTAGTTCTGATAATCAACTTTCGTATAATCCCATAGCACAAAGACGAGGAGGACTGGGAGGAGTTCTACGAGTCGGAGAACCAGCGTGAGCTGCGTCAGATCTGGCAGGGTCAGAGCCAAATTGCCGATCACCTACGCGAGCTTTCCCGCAAAGTGGATGAGATTATTGGCCGCCAGGAGACCACGCTGTCGCTAGTCTCACGTAATGCTGGACAGGCTCTGCCTCCGCCCGCCGCCGGCGGAGTgccacagcaacagctgcCCGTTGGCGCTGTCAGCAGGAGCGATGTCGATCTTCTGCTCACTAATCAGAACATGCTGCTCAGCTCCATCCGCGAGATTCGTCAACTGGTTGGCGATATCAATGTGCGCACTGATAACATTCAAACGAATCAGAAGCATGCGCCCACAGCACAAATCCAATCCACCGGCTATGATGTACAAACGCTCATCGCCGAGATGCGCGATGGCATGAATCAGGTCAAGCAGGGCATCACCCACGTGGGCCAAAGGTGAGAAATACGCTCAAAGCTTATTTTTAGTTTCCCAAACCTAAGTCAATCAGATCTCGAATGAATTTTAACCTTATCAGCAATATTTTGAATTcttaattatgaaattagAGTGTTAACAAATTTGATTCAGAGGAAGACGTTTATGTGTTCCTCCACTCAGAATTTATCTGAGTTTTAGACTATTTTTGATACTTGCGTACCATCTTGATACTTAATATGCGTGTCCTTACCTTACAGATTGGGAGCGCCACAGGGAGCAGCTCAAGTGGCCAATTGTCCCACGGGCAATTGCGTTGGAGTCACATTGTTCCTAAGCGTAACTGTTGTGCAACTGCTGCTAGTCTTCATCTACAACGTATTCAAGTGAGTTCATGGAATCTTTACGTTTGGATTCGAAACTAAACAATCTAACCAATTATTCCTTGCAGAAACCGCAGCGAAGCACAGGCGAAAAAGTTCTATTAGGCGAATTCGCGACTCATTGGGATCGTAACGAATAACAAACACACAAGCATACACCCACAGAAATCACGAGGAAACAGATTCGCACACCTGACTAGGTGGCAACTAAATTTAGTTAAAATGAAAGATTTAAGACTTCAGCGTAGCATGCTCTACCATTATGTGTaactgtttgtttttaaatagaaGTCTGTTAAAGAAGTCAGGTTCCGAATACAAACTCAAGTCGTTACTTAATCAAAGAAAGAACAAGAAAATTGATCAATGATGTATGCCTCATGACAATGCCACGCAATACAAAACGAAGAAACCGTCGAAGAAGCCACAAGACAAACTTCCCTTAGTAATAGCCAACAGAAGAtgtttcttatttgttttagcAAGTCAAGTCGAAAGTTTCACTCCATTCTCAACTCTGCATATCATGTGTGCAGGCATTTATAAGAAGCACAAGAAAACCtatctgaaaaaaaaaacaaataaaaatcgcaaaatctatatatgtacGAAAATTCCGTAAACGTAGCCAATTTTTGTAATATCTTGTATACTTTAGAGTTGAGATGAGTCTTTCAGGCTCGGCTCTTAAAACTGAATTGGCAACATAAatcttttttccatt
It contains:
- the LOC6737299 gene encoding zinc transporter foi, which translates into the protein MARHIMAVCVVCLLCAHRLHCQDHIESLLGPALVTTHNSQEQLNARVYTNLSPSSETTERRQQRSASGDDDTINYSISPPSRREKRHAGHEHGSTSESRVPQITQYYLEKLMAQDELMNSSGFDGLLQQLSLHSLASGASEGTCVPASRLVHHVQPHDHHHAHHDEDEDHSLQLNNCTLIQNGTTSNVICPSLPNNNTHQLGKEAKNFTLSDKDLLHLCPILLYELKAQSGGCIEPAVLSDIDTTEELLEAEKDKDIFYVWIYAFISVFACGILGLVGVAIIPFMGSRYYKYIIQYLVALAVGTMTGDALLHLLPHSLAGQDERGMIMKGLGCLGGIIFFYVMEHALTMISEWRKSVEKKETKKPSRAKVMRDPDSSVNNSVAGDKICKQKYSSYPYCYDEITMNNKQSEWMHLPGDAAAGAGGDAPSVAELRNGVGDHDGSNDMAAAAESLLSTLHTNCVEMNHHNHNHKHNSHQQNHEGQDSNTIVTDLDGNAVYAANNAKDKDGRNDHVTVILREHESSHHGHSHRHGHVHSPPETLSAVAWMIIMGDGLHNFTDGMAIGAAFAENIAGGFSTSLAVFCHELPHELGDFAILIKAGMSVKSAVYYNLLTGVLSFIGMIFGIAFGQSQDVAQWMFAVAAGLFIYIALVDMMPEISASHKSLGQFLLQILGMLSGVGIMLLIALYEGDLMSAFGTTGAASHQHAH
- the LOC6737300 gene encoding protein ERGIC-53, which produces MRPTFLAILCFLAWNPSSEATGNLSPGAVGVHRRFEYKYSFKPPYLAQKDGTVPFWEYGGNAIASSESVRVAPSLRSQKGAIWTKSQTNFDWWDVEIVFRVTGRGRIGADGLAFWYTTEKGDYNGPVFGSSDRWNGLAIMFDSFDNDNKHNNPYISAVLNDGTKLYDHANDGTTQLLSGCLRDFRNKPFPTRARIEYYNNVLTVMIHNGMSNNNDDYELCLRADGVNLPKNGYFGISAATGGLADDHDVFHFLTTSLHAAGQVQEQPKVDNQEKLTQEYKEYQDKLEKQKQEYKKDHPDEHKDEEDWEEFYESENQRELRQIWQGQSQIADHLRELSRKVDEIIGRQETTLSLVSRNAGQALPPPAAGGVPQQQLPVGAVSRSDVDLLLTNQNMLLSSIREIRQLVGDINVRTDNIQTNQKHAPTAQIQSTGYDVQTLIAEMRDGMNQVKQGITHVGQRLGAPQGAAQVANCPTGNCVGVTLFLSVTVVQLLLVFIYNVFKNRSEAQAKKFY